A single window of Nicotiana sylvestris chromosome 3, ASM39365v2, whole genome shotgun sequence DNA harbors:
- the LOC138887066 gene encoding uncharacterized protein: MDPLKYIFQKPMPTGKLSKWQILLSEFDIVYITQNGIKGKALADHLAENPVDGEYEPLKTYFPNEEVLFIEEDIAESFDGWRMFFDGAANVKGVGIGVVLVSKTGQHYPVSAKLRFPCTNNTAEYKAYILGLSKAIDMNIQELLVIRDSDLLIH; the protein is encoded by the coding sequence atggatcctttgaagtacatctttcagaagcccatgcccactggcaagctatccaagtggcaaatcctgttgagtgaatttgacattgtctacataaCTCAGAATGGGATCAAGGGaaaggcactagcagatcaccttgctgaaaatcccgtggacggagaatatgaacccctgaaaacgtattttcccaaCGAAGAGGTATTATTCATagaagaagacattgcagaatcctttgatggttggaggatgtttttcgatggagcagcaaatgtcaaaggagttggcataggagttgTCCTGGtatcaaaaaccggtcaacattatccggtctCTGCCAAACTTAGATTCCCGTGTACAAATAACACAGCCGAATACAAAGCCTACATCTTAGGGCTCAGTAAagctattgacatgaacattcaagagttgctagtaattagggattcagatttgcttatacattag